The Oncorhynchus nerka isolate Pitt River linkage group LG12, Oner_Uvic_2.0, whole genome shotgun sequence genome includes a region encoding these proteins:
- the LOC115138943 gene encoding hepatocyte nuclear factor 3-beta: protein MMLGAVKMEGHEHTDWSTYYGEPECYTSVGNMNTGLGMNSMNTYMSMSGMSTTANMTANPMNMSYVNTAMSPSMTGMSPGTGAMNGMGAGMTAMSATLSPSMSPMTAQPPSMNSLTSYANMNAMSPMYGQSSINRSRDPKTYRRSYTHAKPPYSYISLITMAIQQSPSKMLTLAEVYQWIMDLFPFYRQNQQRWQNSIRHSLSFNDCFLKVPRSPDKPGKGSFWTLHPDSGNMFENGCYLRRQKRFKCDGQKKMCKESGRKTSEGGSNSSSESCNGNESPHSNSSPNDHKRSLSDMKSIQALSPEHAASPVSHSQVHGHLMSQHHSVLAHEAHLKPEHHYSFNHPFSINNLMSSEQQHHKMDLKTYEQVMHYSGYGSPMAGALSMGSMGKVGLDSSSIPADASYYQGVYSRPIMNSS from the exons ATGATGCTTGGAGCAGTTAAAATGGAAGGACACGAACACACAGACTGGAGCACCTACTACGGAGAGCCCGAG TGTTACACCTCGGTTGGCAACATGAACACAGGCCTGGGCATGAACTCAATGAACACCTACATGAGCATGTCGGGCATGAGCACCACGGCCAACATGACAGCCAATCCCATGAACATGTCCTATGTCAACACGGCCATGAGTCCCTCCATGACCGGAATGTCACCGGGCACCGGAGCCATGAACGGCATGGGCGCTGGCATGACAGCCATGAGCGCCACGCTCAGCCCCAGCATGAGCCCCATGACCGCGCAGCCTCCGTCCATGAACTCCCTTACGTCCTACGCCAACATGAACGCCATGAGCCCCATGTATGGACAGTCCAGCATCAACAGATCTAGGGACCCGAAGACATACCGGAGGAGCTACACTCACGCCAAGCCCCCGTACTCTTACATTTCTCTCAtcactatggctatccaacagtcCCCCAGCAAGATGCTGACGCTGGCCGAGGTCTATCAGTGGATCATGGATCTTTTCCCGTTCTACCGACAGAACCAGCAACGCTGGCAGAACTCAATTCGCCATTCTCTATCGTTCAATGATTGTTTCCTCAAAGTGCCTAGATCTCCGGATAAGCCCGGTAAGGGCTCGTTTTGGACACTCCACCCGGATTCGGGGAACATGTTCGAGAACGGCTGCTATCTGAGGAGGCAGAAGCGGTTTAAGTGTGACGGCCAAAAGAAGATGTGCAAGGAGTCAGGAAGGAAGACATCCGAGGGCGGCTCGAACAGCAGCTCGGAGAGTTGCAACGGCAACGAGTCCCCCCATTCCAACTCCTCCCCCAACGATCACAAAAGGTCTCTGTCAGACATGAAGTCGATCCAGGCTCTGAGTCCGGAGCACGCCGCCTCACCGGTGTCCCACTCCCAGGTGCATGGGCACCTCATGTCCCAGCATCACTCGGTCCTCGCACACGAAGCGCACCTGAAACCCGAGCATCACTACTCGTTCAACCACCCCTTCTCCATCAACAACCTCATGTCTTCGGAGCAACAGCATCACAAAATGGACCTAAAGACTTACGAGCAGGTGATGCACTATTCCGGCTACGGTTCCCCCATGGCCGGGGCGCTATCCATGGGTTCAATGGGAAAAGTGGGTTTAGATTCCTCGTCAATACCCGCTGACGCATCTTACTATCAAGGTGTCTACTCCAGGCCTATTATGAACTCCTCATAA